Proteins from a genomic interval of Desulfofustis limnaeus:
- a CDS encoding acyl carrier protein, giving the protein MSNQQTIKRITEIIINELKLEDVTPETFDVDLDLVDEIGIDSMDLATIALVLRDEYGIRIDEDDYPKLTTVRIIAAYIDDKRSQGE; this is encoded by the coding sequence ATGAGCAATCAACAGACAATCAAACGCATTACCGAGATCATCATCAACGAATTGAAACTCGAAGATGTCACCCCGGAGACCTTCGACGTGGATCTCGACTTGGTCGACGAAATTGGTATCGACAGCATGGATCTGGCCACCATCGCCCTGGTTCTTCGTGACGAATACGGCATCCGCATTGATGAGGACGACTATCCGAAACTGACGACGGTCCGCATCATCGCCGCTTACATCGACGACAAGCGCAGCCAGGGTGAGTGA
- a CDS encoding 3-hydroxyacyl-ACP dehydratase FabZ family protein — MLSTQRRGAEEISATVTVAADSPWFAGHFPEKPILPGIAQVAMASDLVSILRQEKMLVNGLNRVKFRRPVGPGEVLHIRVVSDTARNSFLFQITSDEQPVSSGALTFITTQAAL; from the coding sequence GTGCTTTCGACACAACGGCGCGGAGCTGAGGAGATCTCCGCCACCGTGACGGTGGCAGCCGATTCGCCGTGGTTTGCCGGCCACTTCCCGGAAAAGCCGATTCTGCCCGGCATCGCCCAGGTGGCTATGGCAAGTGACCTGGTGTCGATTCTGCGTCAGGAAAAAATGTTGGTCAACGGCCTGAACCGGGTTAAGTTCAGAAGACCGGTCGGTCCGGGGGAAGTGTTGCATATCCGTGTCGTCAGCGATACGGCTCGGAACTCCTTTCTCTTTCAGATAACCAGCGACGAACAACCGGTCAGTTCGGGCGCCTTGACTTTCATCACCACTCAGGCAGCGTTGTAA